From a single Cytophagales bacterium WSM2-2 genomic region:
- the yngK gene encoding UPF0748 protein YngK, with the protein MNAVIVQVRPCSDAFYPSRYEPWSKWLTGKLGRAPEPLYDPLKFMVEEAHARGLEFHAWFNPYRAAMDVEKNGIDSASLAFKHPEWFVKYGNNKYFDPGLPQARKHVTNVILQVVNEYDIDAVHFDDYFYPYRIKDLDFPDSASYATYGKDFTDKADWRRDNVNQLIKKLSDSIHSVKPHVQLGISPFGVWRNQDKDPTGSATKAGQTCYDDLFADVRKWQKEKWIDYIVPQIYWTIGFEVANYKIIAEWWDKNDYDVPVYIGQATYRVNSNTKDERWKEPTQLPQQIRLNRSLKHIQGSAFFSSKSFIPNPLGFNDSLKTKIYRTISLPPTARKTKTTEARDYPLQFIATDEGTQLLWNESATNLNLHHRYVIYRFEKGNIKISDPSKIIATLPGRNNLSLQNFIDRTAKRGKKYVYVVTSLDSFNFESQPQTAFPVQVKKSYWKVFPPVSIN; encoded by the coding sequence ATGAATGCCGTCATCGTACAGGTGAGGCCTTGTAGTGATGCTTTCTACCCTTCGCGTTACGAACCGTGGTCCAAATGGCTCACAGGAAAATTAGGAAGGGCGCCCGAGCCTTTATATGATCCATTGAAATTCATGGTCGAAGAAGCACATGCGCGTGGTCTTGAATTCCATGCTTGGTTTAATCCTTATCGTGCAGCCATGGATGTTGAGAAAAATGGAATTGACAGCGCCAGCCTTGCATTCAAACATCCTGAGTGGTTTGTGAAGTATGGAAACAATAAATACTTCGATCCGGGGTTGCCCCAGGCAAGAAAACATGTGACAAACGTAATCCTGCAGGTCGTAAATGAATACGATATCGATGCCGTGCACTTTGACGACTACTTCTATCCTTATCGGATAAAGGATCTGGATTTTCCTGACAGCGCCTCATACGCCACTTACGGAAAAGATTTTACAGACAAAGCCGACTGGAGACGGGACAACGTCAATCAGCTAATCAAAAAACTTAGCGACAGCATTCATTCCGTGAAACCTCATGTGCAATTGGGCATAAGCCCGTTCGGTGTATGGCGCAACCAGGACAAAGACCCGACGGGTTCAGCAACAAAAGCCGGCCAAACTTGTTATGACGATTTGTTTGCCGATGTTCGGAAATGGCAAAAGGAAAAATGGATAGACTATATCGTTCCACAAATCTATTGGACCATCGGATTTGAAGTGGCGAACTACAAGATCATTGCCGAATGGTGGGATAAAAATGATTACGATGTTCCGGTTTACATCGGACAGGCCACCTACCGGGTTAACAGCAATACCAAAGACGAACGATGGAAAGAACCGACACAACTACCTCAGCAGATCCGTCTTAACCGTTCGTTGAAACATATTCAGGGCAGTGCGTTCTTTAGCTCTAAATCATTTATTCCAAACCCGCTCGGATTCAATGACTCCCTGAAAACAAAAATCTACCGGACTATCTCACTCCCTCCAACGGCAAGAAAAACAAAAACTACTGAGGCACGTGACTACCCACTTCAATTCATTGCAACTGATGAAGGCACACAACTGCTTTGGAACGAAAGCGCAACTAATCTGAATTTGCATCACCGGTATGTGATCTACCGGTTTGAAAAAGGGAATATCAAAATCAGCGATCCATCCAAAATAATAGCAACTCTGCCAGGTCGCAATAATCTTTCATTGCAAAATTTCATCGACCGGACGGCAAAACGCGGAAAAAAATATGTGTATGTAGTGACTTCACTTGATTCATTTAATTTCGAAAGCCAGCCGCAAACAGCTTTTCCGGTGCAGGTGAAGAAATCGTATTGGAAAGTATTTCCTCCGGTATCGATTAACTGA
- a CDS encoding ABC transporter substrate-binding protein, producing the protein MKKFKTLFSSINGSKNFWSFRSPFDTSLLLASSLQFVVILLVFSCKAPEKKPVEVTLKYAQGFTVKAINADSKLVTITYPYQGATSGYEYLLVKKGKEVPEHGKDVQVVTVPIESIVCTSTTHIPLLDYLNESEKLVGFPTTDYISSEKMRQRIDAGKVKELGIDKGMNIEELFVLKPAMVMGYAMSSDLGQLKKIKDLGVPIVINAEYLEKHPLGRAEWIKFMALFFNKEAMADSVFKSIENEYMTAQSLAKNSSTKPTVMSGVVYGDAWFMPGGKNYAAYLLNDAGSNYLWNDTESNGFLEVSFESVFAKAKDADLWIGVGSFKTLKEIESAEKRYALFKPFKDKNVYTYNARIGAKGGSEFLELGYLRPDLILKDLVKIAHPELMPEYKLFFYKKLD; encoded by the coding sequence ATGAAAAAATTTAAAACGCTTTTCTCATCTATAAATGGCAGTAAAAATTTTTGGTCATTCAGATCACCATTCGACACATCGTTGCTTCTGGCCAGCAGCCTGCAATTCGTAGTTATTCTCCTTGTTTTTAGTTGTAAGGCACCAGAGAAAAAACCCGTTGAGGTCACGCTCAAGTACGCCCAGGGCTTTACAGTAAAAGCAATTAATGCCGACAGCAAACTCGTAACTATTACTTATCCTTATCAAGGGGCGACATCAGGGTATGAATACTTGCTTGTTAAAAAAGGAAAAGAAGTTCCTGAGCATGGCAAAGATGTGCAAGTGGTTACAGTCCCGATTGAGTCAATTGTTTGCACATCCACCACGCATATTCCATTGCTGGATTACTTGAATGAATCTGAGAAGCTCGTTGGATTTCCCACGACTGATTACATCAGCTCTGAAAAAATGCGTCAGCGGATTGATGCAGGCAAAGTAAAGGAGCTTGGTATTGACAAAGGGATGAATATTGAAGAATTATTTGTTCTCAAGCCTGCGATGGTGATGGGCTATGCGATGAGCAGTGACCTCGGTCAGTTGAAAAAAATAAAAGACCTGGGGGTACCCATCGTGATCAATGCCGAATACCTGGAAAAACATCCGCTCGGTCGTGCTGAATGGATCAAGTTCATGGCGTTGTTTTTCAATAAGGAAGCCATGGCGGATTCAGTCTTCAAGTCTATCGAAAATGAATATATGACTGCCCAGTCGCTGGCCAAGAATAGTTCTACCAAACCAACGGTCATGAGTGGCGTAGTCTATGGAGACGCGTGGTTTATGCCGGGTGGTAAAAATTATGCTGCTTATTTATTGAATGATGCGGGCAGCAATTATTTATGGAACGATACTGAATCCAATGGTTTTCTTGAGGTGAGTTTTGAATCCGTATTCGCAAAAGCTAAAGACGCTGATTTGTGGATTGGCGTGGGGAGCTTCAAGACGCTGAAGGAGATTGAGTCTGCTGAAAAGCGATACGCTCTATTCAAACCATTCAAAGACAAAAATGTTTACACCTACAATGCACGAATAGGAGCGAAGGGTGGAAGTGAATTTTTGGAACTTGGCTATTTGCGACCTGATTTGATTTTGAAAGACCTTGTGAAGATCGCTCATCCGGAGCTAATGCCGGAATACAAACTGTTTTTTTATAAGAAACTGGATTAA
- a CDS encoding TonB-dependent receptor, producing the protein MISSISLRGTSPQHTAVLWNGININSFSLGQADFSILPAVAFNDVKVHAGAGSARFGSGAFGGTVLLNSYSNHSPLAISLTQEAGSYGRYFSSVKISWNNGRWSFSSGGYNLVSKNNFKVLITDQPQSHASFRQSGFLQDVEYRLTSGKAISLHYWYHDSDRDVQPTIGQLNSQDNQQDRNHRVSLTYKSNGSYGLFTATSGYVNDVIVYDGDRSEIERWTSSVRHSFILKKIGVQVGADWNHIIGKIREYQGGHPQENRFDFMASFEKQLSDRISVALNLRQPVVTGFSAPFLIYIGSDYRVIKKESLVLKLNANVSKNYRVPTFNDRYWQNAGDPNLLPETSHSAEAGWSLQLKRLEFSNAWFAQSVDEWIQWVPGANGAFRPQNVQQVLAEGFDLRLNSRIRFGEVTIIPTISYQFTKSVTTQAPPSQQYVINKQLLYTPVHTGSGFLQINLKSYAADVSAQYSGKRYTEAGNSETYALPAFLLLNSSIGKYWLINRHRIDLRFTVKNILNLDYQLYSGRAMPGRNYNIQLNYQLQSKQKL; encoded by the coding sequence ATGATATCCAGTATCAGCCTGCGCGGAACATCACCGCAGCACACGGCTGTACTCTGGAATGGTATTAACATCAACAGTTTTTCGCTAGGGCAAGCCGATTTTTCAATTTTACCTGCGGTTGCATTCAATGATGTTAAAGTGCATGCCGGGGCTGGAAGCGCGCGATTTGGCAGCGGTGCTTTTGGCGGAACGGTGCTTCTGAATTCCTATTCAAATCACTCACCACTGGCAATCTCGCTAACGCAAGAAGCCGGGAGCTATGGAAGATATTTTTCATCTGTTAAAATTTCCTGGAACAACGGTAGGTGGAGCTTTTCATCCGGAGGTTATAATCTGGTCTCGAAAAACAATTTTAAAGTTCTTATAACGGATCAACCACAATCTCATGCCTCTTTCCGGCAATCAGGGTTCCTACAAGATGTTGAATATCGGCTGACCTCAGGCAAAGCAATCAGTCTCCACTATTGGTATCACGACAGTGACCGCGATGTTCAGCCCACTATTGGTCAGCTCAATTCACAAGACAATCAGCAGGATCGAAACCATCGAGTCAGTCTCACTTACAAGTCAAATGGTTCATATGGATTGTTCACCGCTACCAGTGGCTATGTCAATGACGTCATCGTTTATGACGGAGATCGAAGTGAAATTGAACGGTGGACTTCTTCTGTTCGTCACAGTTTTATCTTAAAAAAAATCGGAGTACAAGTCGGTGCCGACTGGAATCACATTATTGGAAAAATCCGGGAGTATCAGGGCGGTCATCCACAGGAAAACCGCTTCGACTTTATGGCTTCTTTTGAGAAGCAACTATCTGACCGAATTTCGGTGGCGTTGAATTTGAGACAACCTGTCGTCACTGGATTCAGCGCACCATTTTTGATTTACATCGGCTCTGATTACCGGGTAATAAAAAAAGAGAGTCTCGTTCTGAAACTGAATGCGAATGTCTCTAAAAATTATCGCGTGCCTACATTCAACGATCGTTACTGGCAGAATGCCGGAGATCCGAATTTGCTTCCTGAAACCAGCCATTCAGCAGAAGCAGGCTGGAGCCTTCAATTGAAACGCCTGGAATTTTCAAACGCGTGGTTTGCACAAAGTGTCGATGAATGGATTCAATGGGTGCCAGGAGCTAACGGAGCTTTTCGCCCGCAAAATGTACAGCAAGTACTTGCTGAAGGATTTGACCTCCGCTTGAACTCTCGGATTCGTTTTGGAGAAGTGACAATCATTCCAACGATCTCCTATCAATTCACCAAGTCGGTCACCACACAAGCACCACCCTCACAACAATACGTCATCAACAAGCAATTGTTATACACACCCGTGCATACTGGTTCAGGATTCTTACAAATCAATTTGAAAAGTTATGCTGCCGATGTTTCTGCACAATACAGCGGCAAACGATATACGGAGGCTGGCAACTCTGAAACGTATGCACTGCCCGCGTTTCTTCTGCTCAATTCTTCCATTGGAAAGTATTGGCTAATCAATCGGCATCGGATTGACCTTCGATTCACGGTAAAAAATATTCTAAACCTGGACTATCAGCTTTATTCCGGTCGCGCTATGCCCGGCCGTAACTACAACATTCAACTCAACTATCAATTACAATCAAAACAAAAACTATGA
- a CDS encoding ABC-F family ATPase, which translates to MISVSNLTLQFGKRVLFDQVDLKFANGNCYGVIGANGAGKSTFLKILAGDIDPTAGHVTLDPGKRMAVLRQNHFEFDEVPVLDTVIMGHSKLWRIMQEKDAIYAKPDFSEEDGIKASELEHDFAEMNGWNAQSDAAALLSNLGITEDLHYLWMRELNGNQKVRVLLAQAIFGNPDILILDEPTNDLDIHTITWLEDFLLDFKNTVIVVSHDRHFLDTVCTHIVDIDFKAIKLYTGNYSFWYESSQLALTQRASANKKAEEKRKELTEFILRFSANVSKSRQATSRRKLLEKITIDDIQPSSRKYPAIIFNQKRTAGDQILQVENLSKSLGENQLFKDLNFFVNKGDKIAVLSKDSLAITALFQILAGELQPDSGEFKFGQTITSAYLPNENSEYFKSDDNLVDWLRQFSEDKDEAYIRGFLGKMLFSGEEVFKKCGVLSGGEKVRCMISRAMLAGGNFLILDEPTNHLDLESIQAFNNGLRDFPGTVIFTSHDHEFTQTVANRIIEIGPNGFVDKLMTYDEYISDERVIGQKEMLYA; encoded by the coding sequence ATGATTTCAGTCAGTAATCTCACACTACAATTCGGGAAACGCGTACTATTTGACCAGGTAGACCTGAAGTTTGCCAATGGCAACTGCTATGGTGTAATAGGCGCAAATGGGGCTGGAAAATCCACTTTTTTGAAAATCCTTGCCGGAGACATTGATCCTACTGCAGGCCATGTGACCCTGGACCCCGGTAAACGCATGGCCGTACTTCGCCAGAATCACTTCGAATTTGATGAAGTGCCTGTACTCGATACGGTCATCATGGGTCACTCCAAGTTGTGGCGTATCATGCAGGAAAAAGACGCCATCTACGCCAAACCTGATTTCTCCGAAGAAGACGGTATCAAAGCATCCGAACTCGAGCACGATTTCGCTGAAATGAACGGCTGGAATGCCCAGTCTGATGCTGCGGCATTGCTGAGCAATCTTGGCATCACTGAAGACCTGCACTATTTATGGATGCGTGAACTGAATGGTAATCAGAAAGTACGCGTGCTTTTGGCACAAGCCATTTTCGGCAACCCCGATATTCTCATCCTCGATGAACCTACGAACGATCTTGATATACACACCATCACGTGGTTAGAAGACTTCTTACTGGATTTTAAGAATACGGTGATCGTTGTGTCTCACGACCGTCACTTCCTGGACACAGTTTGTACTCACATCGTTGACATTGATTTTAAAGCTATCAAACTATACACAGGTAATTATTCATTTTGGTATGAGTCAAGTCAACTGGCGCTAACCCAACGGGCATCTGCTAACAAGAAAGCAGAAGAGAAAAGGAAAGAGCTTACTGAATTCATTTTGCGTTTCAGTGCCAATGTTTCAAAATCAAGGCAGGCTACTAGCCGCAGAAAGCTCTTGGAGAAAATCACTATTGACGATATCCAACCATCTTCGAGAAAATATCCGGCCATCATCTTCAATCAAAAAAGAACTGCAGGTGACCAGATTCTCCAGGTGGAAAACCTGAGCAAATCGCTGGGCGAAAATCAATTGTTCAAAGATTTGAATTTCTTCGTGAACAAGGGTGACAAGATCGCAGTGCTCAGCAAAGACAGTTTGGCGATCACTGCCCTGTTCCAGATTTTGGCTGGCGAACTTCAACCCGATTCAGGTGAATTCAAATTCGGGCAAACGATTACTTCAGCTTATCTGCCAAATGAGAACAGCGAATACTTTAAATCCGATGACAACCTCGTAGACTGGCTTCGCCAGTTTTCAGAAGACAAGGACGAAGCATACATCCGAGGTTTTCTTGGCAAGATGCTTTTCTCAGGCGAAGAGGTGTTCAAAAAATGCGGTGTTTTATCAGGAGGCGAGAAAGTTCGTTGCATGATTTCACGCGCCATGCTTGCGGGAGGAAATTTTCTGATTCTTGACGAACCCACCAATCACCTGGACCTTGAATCGATCCAGGCATTCAACAACGGCTTGAGGGATTTTCCAGGCACGGTGATTTTCACATCACATGACCATGAGTTTACACAAACCGTTGCCAACCGGATCATTGAAATCGGTCCGAATGGATTTGTGGATAAACTCATGACTTACGATGAATACATTTCGGATGAACGGGTAATAGGTCAGAAAGAAATGCTATACGCCTAG
- the sigW gene encoding RNA polymerase sigma factor — MEAVKNGELQQASYLFDRYHKRIFNFLRQLSNDTMLAEDLTQNVFLRLIKYRNSYREGNRFQSWIYQMARNVFADHYQSIKNKASNYVDVEKMSDHISDTEDSPDEREQLLHRSLAKLNEEQRELLVLTRFQHLKYEEVAVIMNTTVANIKVKVHRAIGKLREHYFELEKN; from the coding sequence ATGGAAGCCGTGAAAAACGGTGAGCTTCAGCAGGCTTCGTATCTGTTTGATCGTTATCATAAACGGATATTCAATTTTCTGCGACAGCTCTCCAACGACACGATGCTGGCCGAAGACCTGACGCAAAATGTATTCCTGCGATTGATCAAGTACCGGAACAGCTATCGCGAAGGCAACCGGTTTCAGTCCTGGATATACCAAATGGCCCGTAATGTTTTTGCAGATCATTATCAATCGATCAAGAACAAAGCGAGCAATTATGTGGATGTTGAAAAGATGAGCGATCATATTTCAGATACGGAAGACAGCCCGGACGAACGCGAACAACTGCTTCACCGCTCGCTGGCTAAGCTGAATGAAGAGCAGCGCGAATTGCTGGTGCTCACCCGCTTCCAGCACCTGAAGTACGAAGAGGTAGCCGTCATTATGAACACCACGGTGGCAAACATAAAAGTGAAGGTCCACCGGGCGATCGGCAAGTTGAGAGAGCATTATTTTGAATTGGAAAAAAACTGA
- a CDS encoding SusC/RagA family TonB-linked outer membrane protein yields MSMSYAQDRIVSGKVTAAEDGTPMPGVNVVVKGSTRGTTTDANGAYSVSVTTSDDVLIFSFIGMKSEEISVGQLSQVDVSMRLDATQLGEVVVVGYGEQKKENLTGAVASVDTKALDSRPIADVSRGLQGLAPGLNINFSSGEIGTDPVIRIRGQFASPNGGSQPLILLDNVEIPSLQMINPQDIESISVLKDAASASIYGAKGAFGVILITSKKGAKKEGVQISYSGNISFAEISRKMEMAGIDGMEYSLLAAQRVSAVAAGAFWTVNQQAYDDAKLWQQKWGGIVKADDPMLYGRDWYVDASGNKIGLRMYDPFKAMVREWAPTKIHNFSINGMSGKTSYNIGIGYTDQMGINKPAKKDEFQRYNGSIQITTEVNKWLKVNYGSMYSKRIKSYPYVVTSSADPWLYLYRWAETYPTGVQEDGIDVRSPYSEMKQANTATLENNFANVNAGLTLTPVKNWLINFNYTYNNEENINERPGTRFTAGDSWGGAVAKFDAAGNRIYVNDAGQVVSSTDPGAMPAYKLNAYTYSSTTGSTPDNVYRAAQNNQRSTINLYSTYDWNYQENHVFKFMIGMNRVGYKTAYNYAQAAQLIDYTNPQFNLASGTQTAGGDRDWDSQLGFFGRVNYNFQGKYLIEANVRRDASSKFPKELRWRTFPSFSAGWHLDKEAFMDWSKNFLDQFKIRASWGSIGDQTVPNGLYVPTMAGGQNNWVIGGSKLYQFGTPTAVSQNIGWQNITTLDIGTDIRVLNNALGLSVDWYQRNTEDMIVPVEGIPSTFGTGAPQSNLGSLQTKGLEFQLDYTHRFTNGLRMNFVGMLSDAVTKITKYGSTTSIDNWYVGKTYGEIWGYETDRLYQKSDFVYDGTGNLVTTVANGVTINQLSDGSATQERLQSSSNFKFGPGDVKYKDLNGDGAINPGSRATNDHGDLKVIGNTTPRYEYSFRAGADWKGFDFSIFIQGVGKRALWGDGSLAIPGYQSSDGGMPQAFAGNFWRDDRTGAFYPRPYNQGGTNTGNNMWPQSKYLLNMAYTRIKNITFGYSLPQAVIQKAHLTKVRVYISLENFFTFSHLGTLPIDPENIPGVLTVNTGTIIGNNFGNSVSASPSGTSPSVGGSSFPRAGVSAPTFKSASAGVQITF; encoded by the coding sequence ATGAGCATGTCTTATGCTCAAGATCGAATTGTTTCGGGTAAAGTGACTGCTGCCGAAGATGGCACCCCGATGCCTGGTGTAAATGTTGTTGTAAAAGGCTCAACAAGAGGTACAACAACAGATGCCAATGGAGCTTATTCAGTATCCGTCACAACATCTGATGATGTTTTGATTTTCTCGTTTATTGGCATGAAGTCAGAAGAGATTTCTGTGGGCCAACTTTCGCAAGTTGATGTGAGCATGCGCCTTGATGCTACTCAGTTGGGCGAAGTTGTAGTTGTAGGTTATGGAGAACAAAAGAAAGAAAACCTTACAGGTGCAGTTGCCTCAGTAGATACCAAGGCTCTTGACTCACGGCCAATCGCTGACGTCAGCCGTGGTCTTCAGGGTTTAGCACCGGGCTTGAACATCAACTTCTCAAGCGGTGAAATCGGTACCGATCCAGTAATCAGAATTCGCGGTCAGTTTGCCTCACCCAACGGTGGATCTCAACCTTTGATTCTATTGGACAACGTTGAGATTCCTTCATTACAAATGATAAACCCTCAGGACATCGAATCTATATCCGTATTGAAAGATGCAGCTTCGGCCTCCATCTATGGAGCAAAGGGCGCATTTGGTGTGATCCTAATCACCTCCAAAAAAGGTGCTAAGAAAGAAGGAGTCCAGATTTCCTATTCAGGGAATATTTCATTCGCTGAGATTTCTAGAAAAATGGAAATGGCTGGTATTGACGGTATGGAATATTCACTACTCGCAGCTCAACGAGTTAGCGCAGTAGCAGCAGGTGCGTTTTGGACCGTGAACCAACAAGCATATGACGATGCAAAACTATGGCAACAAAAGTGGGGAGGTATAGTAAAGGCTGATGATCCGATGCTTTATGGTCGCGATTGGTACGTGGATGCCAGTGGCAATAAAATTGGCTTACGTATGTATGACCCCTTCAAGGCAATGGTTCGGGAATGGGCACCAACCAAAATACATAACTTCTCCATTAATGGCATGAGTGGGAAGACGAGCTACAACATAGGTATCGGTTATACTGACCAAATGGGCATCAACAAGCCCGCTAAGAAAGACGAATTTCAACGCTACAACGGTTCCATTCAAATAACCACAGAAGTAAACAAGTGGTTAAAAGTGAACTATGGATCCATGTATTCAAAACGAATCAAGAGCTATCCTTACGTTGTGACGAGTAGTGCTGACCCGTGGTTGTACCTCTATCGTTGGGCTGAAACATATCCCACAGGAGTACAAGAAGATGGTATAGATGTTCGCAGCCCTTATTCGGAAATGAAGCAGGCAAATACAGCGACACTGGAAAACAACTTTGCGAATGTCAATGCAGGTCTCACACTCACACCTGTCAAAAATTGGTTGATTAATTTTAATTATACCTATAACAACGAAGAGAATATCAATGAACGGCCCGGTACGCGTTTCACAGCCGGAGATTCATGGGGTGGTGCAGTTGCCAAATTCGATGCCGCAGGAAACCGAATTTATGTAAATGATGCCGGACAGGTTGTGTCATCCACGGATCCCGGTGCCATGCCTGCCTATAAATTGAATGCGTATACTTACTCATCCACTACTGGTTCTACACCTGATAACGTTTATCGTGCCGCTCAAAACAATCAGCGTAGCACAATCAACCTATACTCCACCTACGATTGGAACTACCAGGAGAACCACGTCTTCAAATTCATGATTGGAATGAACAGAGTGGGATATAAAACAGCCTACAACTATGCTCAAGCTGCGCAATTGATTGATTATACCAACCCTCAGTTCAACTTGGCTTCAGGAACACAGACGGCAGGTGGTGATCGAGATTGGGATTCGCAATTAGGATTTTTTGGACGCGTCAATTATAACTTCCAGGGTAAATATCTTATAGAGGCGAACGTTAGACGCGATGCGTCTTCCAAGTTCCCTAAAGAGCTAAGATGGAGGACTTTCCCTTCTTTCTCAGCAGGATGGCATCTCGACAAAGAAGCCTTTATGGATTGGAGTAAAAACTTCCTTGATCAATTCAAGATCCGGGCTTCATGGGGTTCTATCGGCGACCAAACCGTACCCAACGGCCTCTATGTGCCTACCATGGCAGGTGGCCAGAATAACTGGGTTATTGGTGGTTCAAAACTTTATCAGTTTGGAACCCCCACTGCAGTATCACAAAACATAGGTTGGCAAAATATTACTACCCTGGATATAGGCACCGATATACGTGTACTCAACAATGCTTTGGGATTGAGTGTTGATTGGTACCAACGTAATACTGAAGACATGATTGTTCCAGTGGAAGGTATTCCCTCCACATTTGGAACAGGAGCACCGCAAAGCAACTTAGGTTCGCTGCAAACAAAAGGTCTTGAATTTCAATTGGACTACACCCACCGTTTTACAAATGGCCTGCGCATGAATTTTGTAGGTATGCTATCGGATGCCGTTACCAAGATTACCAAATATGGAAGCACTACCAGCATCGACAACTGGTATGTGGGTAAAACCTATGGCGAGATTTGGGGATATGAAACCGATCGTTTGTACCAGAAGAGCGATTTTGTATATGATGGCACTGGAAATTTAGTAACAACGGTTGCAAACGGTGTGACTATAAATCAATTGTCCGATGGAAGCGCGACACAAGAAAGATTGCAGAGCAGTTCCAACTTCAAATTTGGTCCTGGCGATGTGAAATACAAAGATTTGAATGGCGATGGTGCCATAAACCCCGGGTCAAGGGCAACAAACGATCACGGAGATTTGAAAGTAATCGGTAACACCACTCCACGTTATGAATATAGTTTCAGGGCTGGAGCAGATTGGAAGGGATTTGATTTCAGCATTTTCATACAAGGTGTTGGCAAGCGAGCCCTGTGGGGAGATGGATCTTTGGCAATTCCGGGATATCAATCGTCAGATGGTGGCATGCCCCAAGCTTTTGCAGGTAATTTCTGGCGCGATGACCGTACTGGTGCTTTCTATCCAAGACCTTATAACCAGGGAGGAACCAACACTGGCAACAATATGTGGCCTCAATCAAAGTATCTGCTCAACATGGCTTATACCAGAATTAAGAACATTACGTTCGGCTACAGCTTACCCCAGGCCGTAATACAAAAAGCACACCTCACCAAAGTGCGTGTATATATTTCACTGGAAAACTTTTTCACATTCAGTCATTTGGGCACGCTTCCGATCGATCCGGAAAATATTCCAGGTGTGTTAACCGTGAATACAGGTACTATCATCGGCAATAACTTTGGTAACAGTGTCAGTGCTAGTCCTAGTGGTACCAGCCCATCGGTGGGTGGCAGTAGTTTCCCACGCGCGGGTGTTAGTGCTCCTACTTTCAAGAGTGCGTCCGCTGGGGTTCAAATAACCTTTTAA
- a CDS encoding tetracycline resistance MFS efflux pump, with translation MSKRPAIGFIFATVLIDVTGLGIIIPVMPTLIQGLKGGSVSDAAQIGGILYGAYAVMQFFCAPIIGGLSDQYGRRPVLLASLFGFGIDYLFLAFAPSIGWLFVGRTIAGVMGASFSSANAYIADISTPENRAQNFGLMGAAFGLGFIIGPTLGGLLGSFGPRYPFIAAATLALLNWLYGYFILPESLKQENRRTFTWERANPLGTLKSLFRYPVVRGLFIALAFIYVASHAVQTNWAYYTTEKFHWTTKEIGLSLAVVGIVFAVVMGGLIRFIIPKLGQQRSVYVGLGLYAVGFLLYAFATQGWMMYAFTIVYCLGGIAGPALQGIMSGIVAPTEQGELQGGFTSMMSATSIVGPLLMSSIFSFFTKSHDVIYFPGAAMLLGALLTLCSAWLARMTLKKNTQHVPPN, from the coding sequence ATGTCTAAGCGTCCAGCCATTGGTTTCATCTTCGCCACGGTACTCATCGATGTTACGGGTTTAGGTATCATCATTCCGGTTATGCCTACTCTTATCCAGGGACTCAAGGGCGGATCGGTAAGCGATGCAGCCCAAATCGGGGGGATTCTTTATGGAGCGTACGCGGTAATGCAATTTTTTTGCGCCCCCATTATTGGTGGACTAAGTGACCAATATGGCCGCAGACCTGTACTGCTGGCCTCCCTTTTTGGTTTTGGTATCGATTATCTTTTTCTCGCCTTTGCACCATCTATCGGCTGGCTATTTGTCGGAAGAACGATTGCCGGTGTTATGGGGGCGAGTTTCTCCAGTGCTAACGCCTATATCGCAGACATCAGTACTCCTGAAAACCGCGCACAAAATTTCGGTTTGATGGGTGCCGCCTTCGGGCTTGGCTTTATTATCGGCCCGACTCTGGGAGGACTTTTAGGAAGTTTTGGCCCACGGTACCCGTTCATTGCGGCAGCTACCCTGGCGTTGCTCAATTGGCTTTATGGTTATTTTATCCTGCCGGAATCACTCAAACAGGAAAACCGGAGGACCTTCACCTGGGAGCGTGCCAATCCGTTGGGTACACTGAAGAGTTTATTTCGCTACCCTGTTGTTCGGGGCTTGTTTATTGCGCTAGCATTTATTTATGTAGCCTCACATGCGGTGCAGACCAATTGGGCTTATTACACCACTGAAAAATTTCACTGGACTACCAAAGAGATAGGTCTTTCACTTGCGGTAGTAGGAATTGTATTTGCAGTTGTCATGGGAGGACTGATTCGTTTTATCATCCCGAAACTTGGGCAGCAACGGAGTGTATATGTTGGCCTTGGACTTTATGCTGTCGGATTTTTATTGTATGCCTTTGCAACCCAAGGCTGGATGATGTATGCATTCACGATCGTTTATTGCCTGGGTGGAATTGCAGGACCAGCGCTACAGGGGATTATGTCGGGTATTGTCGCTCCGACAGAGCAGGGCGAATTGCAAGGTGGGTTCACCAGCATGATGAGCGCCACCTCTATTGTGGGGCCGTTGCTGATGAGTTCAATTTTTTCATTCTTTACCAAGTCACATGATGTTATTTATTTTCCGGGAGCTGCAATGCTATTGGGAGCTCTCCTTACGTTGTGCAGTGCCTGGCTTGCGCGGATGACATTGAAGAAAAACACACAACACGTACCACCTAATTGA